The following are encoded in a window of Coleofasciculus sp. FACHB-1120 genomic DNA:
- a CDS encoding plasmid segregation protein ParM domain-containing protein: MEVLETIGFDLGHGETAVAQARVESIEPPGMLEVNNKKVQITALAWHPDIGYLIGEQALIQAGVTQLKIAFKQKPNTDPTYRETISKFLETYYRLLKESKQIEGGETSQFYVGCPSGWSVDEREEYQKLLKESGIPLVSVVPESRAAFMQAKEAGKLSYDKLKSSVLIVDIGSSTTDFTLVKSLHEIPIDFGSNALGASLIDKAIFAQTLANHEEKALLERVFEAYPHHQARCELACRKAKEDYFSNEQVYSNPQSFARGFESINEQIYFVPQVNKGVMDEILNQPLPELGGKSWLHSFRESVNEAKERLEKQGFVPQLLLMTGGASRMKFTRQICEEIFPEPDTQVRPDPEPERCIALGLARVGRWDLRAAAFKEEVNTLFDSKKLKDLVKKHIPELIELLSKPLSEGLIESTIQPSLKNWQNNKIRTLADLEESMKKQAEQWIESPGARQIVNTQCATWFNSKIQPELAEETDPICQKFQIPRSSLRFEESIDPDVVSPDLSIGDTILAETVGFIVNVVIGGGTVGSIIALILTGHLTWPIVLIYGASVLAAGVEITRSKTQEAIKTKVDVPSWTRSLLLSDSKIDSTCEQMKPELEKVFRQQLTENQEAFDKLIGKVGQELKKALNTKAEEAVILIQ, from the coding sequence ATGGAAGTTTTAGAAACTATCGGATTCGATCTGGGGCACGGTGAAACCGCTGTCGCTCAGGCGAGAGTGGAGAGTATCGAGCCTCCAGGGATGCTTGAAGTTAATAATAAAAAGGTTCAAATCACAGCACTAGCTTGGCATCCCGATATCGGTTATCTGATTGGAGAACAAGCATTAATCCAAGCTGGCGTTACTCAGCTCAAAATCGCTTTCAAACAAAAACCCAATACTGACCCAACTTATCGGGAAACAATTAGCAAGTTTCTAGAAACTTACTACCGCCTTTTGAAAGAAAGTAAACAAATTGAAGGTGGAGAAACTAGCCAATTTTACGTCGGATGCCCTTCAGGATGGTCTGTTGATGAACGAGAAGAATACCAAAAGTTACTCAAGGAATCTGGTATTCCTTTAGTCAGCGTTGTCCCAGAGTCGCGGGCGGCTTTCATGCAAGCTAAGGAAGCCGGGAAGCTTTCTTATGACAAACTTAAATCGTCGGTGCTAATTGTTGATATTGGCTCTTCGACTACAGATTTTACTCTGGTTAAAAGTTTGCACGAAATCCCGATAGATTTCGGAAGTAATGCTCTGGGAGCTTCTCTAATTGATAAAGCAATTTTTGCCCAGACTCTCGCTAACCATGAGGAAAAAGCGTTACTGGAACGAGTATTTGAGGCATATCCTCATCACCAAGCGCGTTGCGAACTTGCTTGCCGCAAAGCCAAGGAAGATTACTTTTCTAACGAACAGGTATATAGCAATCCTCAATCCTTTGCACGCGGCTTTGAGTCGATCAACGAACAGATTTACTTTGTGCCTCAAGTGAATAAAGGGGTTATGGATGAAATCTTGAATCAACCTTTGCCAGAATTGGGTGGCAAGAGTTGGCTTCATTCGTTCCGGGAATCAGTGAACGAGGCGAAAGAAAGGCTTGAAAAACAAGGTTTTGTACCCCAACTTTTGCTGATGACTGGTGGTGCATCCCGGATGAAATTTACGCGCCAGATTTGCGAGGAAATCTTCCCGGAACCTGACACTCAAGTTCGCCCCGATCCAGAACCCGAACGCTGTATTGCCTTAGGTCTAGCACGGGTAGGAAGATGGGATCTGCGTGCTGCTGCTTTTAAAGAAGAGGTCAATACACTATTTGATTCCAAGAAGTTAAAAGACTTGGTCAAAAAACATATTCCAGAGTTAATCGAACTGTTGAGTAAGCCACTATCAGAAGGCTTGATTGAAAGCACAATTCAACCAAGTTTAAAAAACTGGCAAAACAACAAAATACGCACTTTGGCTGATTTGGAAGAGTCTATGAAAAAGCAGGCGGAGCAGTGGATTGAAAGTCCTGGCGCTCGACAAATTGTCAATACTCAATGTGCCACTTGGTTTAACAGTAAGATCCAACCCGAATTAGCTGAAGAAACCGACCCCATTTGTCAAAAGTTTCAGATACCCAGAAGTAGCTTAAGGTTTGAGGAAAGTATCGACCCCGATGTGGTTAGTCCAGACCTATCGATTGGAGACACGATTCTTGCCGAAACGGTGGGGTTTATTGTCAATGTGGTGATTGGTGGAGGGACTGTCGGGAGCATTATTGCTCTAATTTTAACTGGACATTTGACCTGGCCCATCGTGCTAATCTATGGTGCCTCAGTTCTTGCCGCAGGAGTGGAGATCACTCGCAGCAAAACTCAAGAAGCAATTAAGACAAAGGTAGATGTTCCAAGTTGGACTCGTTCTCTGCTTCTGAGCGATAGCAAGATCGACTCTACTTGCGAGCAAATGAAACCTGAGTTAGAGAAGGTTTTTAGACAACAACTAACAGAGAATCAGGAAGCTTTTGACAAATTGATTGGGAAAGTTGGTCAAGAATTGAAAAAAGCTCTAAATACTAAGGCGGAAGAGGCAGTAATTCTCATTCAGTAA